Proteins found in one Phoenix dactylifera cultivar Barhee BC4 unplaced genomic scaffold, palm_55x_up_171113_PBpolish2nd_filt_p 000670F, whole genome shotgun sequence genomic segment:
- the LOC103715119 gene encoding uncharacterized protein LOC103715119 — translation MKVLLWNCRGAGKPSFAPAFRRFVLQNRPEICILFETRLSGRSLQKARRVLPRSWGFYAVESRGLSGGIIVTWRLESCRLDPFHVCGQEVILVISEGTDDPWVLAAVYASTDFRERRRLWEEASQLVAQGFPFLMAGDFNCIVDPQEKMGGKPFSHERKVKEFEDFLTTNGLIDLGFTGPRFTWCNNQQGPARVWERLDRACATAGWVQRFEKIWLSYPRSWEMVREAWSTPVRGDAMYRVSRRLELARRRLRRWNREEVGDIFRRIEESEEAIVRLQDQEARGGGLSDEDVGELRSLLALHDGLLRQQEIFWRQKARVQWIMEGDRNTRYFHQATVIRRNQNRIRFIRDEEGQQSEEPEVIQRILVSFFRSRWTEQTGVASLADIPPPGELVTEVENSDLIRPVSEREIREAVWSLGGDKAPGSDGFPPVFFQRYWMIVGRDVTAAIQQFFSTAVMAAEWQRTFIALIPKRQDATEPSHFRPISLCTTLYKVTTKILAIRLRGVLPRLISPEQGAFLEGRSISDNVLIAQEFMFDLSRAPMRRSLMGVKLDMERAYDRMRWDFVQQSLRLFGVHETWIRWAMSCIRGPSFALLVNGSPSRFFSSSGGLRQGCPLSPLLFIICADALSRFLRQAVMSQELEAYRPVEGAVAISHLLFADDCMLLARSTRQSARVIDQILRDYCALSGQQVNLDKSAVIFSPKTRGALKRSILEVLGVGEQGGMMSYLGVPLCGRRLRIRDCVSLVTSVRRRLEGWQSHSLSMMGRIVLVRSVLSSVPIYLLSHVDILVSVLRSLEQLFREFIWGRRSGRGGIHLVAWESVCQPTSAGGLGVQSLMTRREVLAARHVARFVLEPESMWSSLMRAKYGVLVPGGRMERHLSPTWRVMCARAMVVLPEIRWVIGDGHSIDVLEDSWVTDWPICRLPTMVDSARLAGCRVRDLLDSEGSHWRVGLIREVFGEQLAEMILALPIPSGGVSDRLLWTPTGRSRVRARDLCALFCRTPARQIEGGWIWRLRIHPRVALFIWKVAWGCLPTRSLLVRRGMGVSQFCETCGDIVETIEHVLLLCPRARQIWQCSSVPLIDAVVSTQDLLRMLRESMSRPRLAAEGILRAYLSYHIWLDRNAGIFEGRRGLPRMVVDRAARHAREVMVAATEFSSGMARDIWGSPFAVSAPLFVTVSWVPPPLGYLKVNFDGSRSLDGLTGGVGFVIRDHGGRLVAAGGRRTPGITVVGAELRAAWEGLSYARQVLGVERVFLEGDSAVVIDWIRRADRYGDGHPLIWGDSEDGSDDGRFPDWSCV, via the exons ATGAAGGTCCTCCTATGGAATTGTCGAGGTGCGGGGAAGCCCTCTTTTGCCCCGGCGTTCCGGAGGTTTGTGCTACAGAACAGACCGGAAATTTGTATTCTATTTGAGACCCGTTTATCGGGTAGGAGCCTTCAGAAGGCAAGGAGAGTGCTCCCTCGGTCATGGGGATTCTATGCAGTGGAGTCCCGTGGATTGTCGGGCGGGATAATTGTCACGTGGAGGCTGGAGTCGTGTAGATTGGATCCGTTTCATGTTTGTGGCCAAGAGGTGATCCTGGTGATCTCGGAGGGCACAGACGATCCCTGGGTTCTTGCGGCGGTGTATGCGAGTACTGACTTCAGGGAGAGGCGACGGTTGTGGGAGGAGGCATCGCAGTTGGTTGCTCAGGGCTTCCCTTTTCTGATGGCGGGTGATTTTAATTGTATTGTCGACCCTCAGGAGAAGATGGGGGGTAAGCCTTTCTCCCACGAGAGGAAGGTTAAGGAATTCGAGGATTTTTTGACTACAAATGGGTTGATTGACTTGGGATTTACAGGTCCAAGGTTTACATGGTGCAATAATCAACAGGGTCCGGCCAGGGTTTGGGAGAGACTTGATAGAGCTTGTGCGACAGCTGGATGGGTCCAGAG GTTCGAGAAGATATGGCTCTCTTACCCTCGTTCATGGGAGATGGTCAGGGAGGCGTGGAGCACTCCAGTGAGGGGTGATGCCATGTACCGGGTGTCCAGGAGGTTGGAGTTGGCGAGGAGGAGGCTGAGGAGATGGAATCGAGAGGAGGTGGGAGACATTTTTAGGAGGATTGAGGAGTCAGAGGAGGCCATTGTTAGGTTACAGGATCAGGAGGCTCGCGGAGGGGGTCTGTCAGATGAGGATGTGGGGGAGCTTAGATCCTTACTTGCTCTGCATGATGGTCTACTTAGACAGCAGGAGATTTTTTGGAGACAGAAGGCAAGGGTTCAGTGGATCATGGAGGGGGACAGGAATACCAGGTATTTTCACCAGGCGACAGTGATTAGGAGGAATCAGAACAGGATCAGATTTATTAGGGATGAGGAGGGGCAGCAGTCGGAGGAGCCGGAGGTGATACAGAGGATTCTGGTGAGCTTCTTTAGGAGCAGATGGACAGAGCAGACTGGTGTAGCGAGCCTAGCAGATATTCCTCCGCCAGGGGAGTTGGTCACAGAGGTGGAGAACTCTGATTTGATTAGACCGGTATCAGAGAGGGAGATCAGGGAGGCGGTGTGGTCCCTCGGAGGGGACAAGGCGCCGGGGTCGGATGGGTTCCCACCGGTGTTTTTTCAGCGATATTGGATGATAGTAGGACGGGATGTGACGGCAGCTATACAACAGTTCTTCAGTACAGCAGTGATGGCGGCTGAGTGGCAGAGGACCTTCATTGCCCTGATTCCGAAACGACAGGATGCTACGGAGCCGAGTCATTTTCGTCCGATCAGCCTTTGTACGACCTTGTACAAGGTGACGACGAAAATTCTCGCTATCAGATTGAGGGGGGTGCTCCCCAGGCTTATATCCCCGGAGCAGGGGGCTTTTTTGGAGGGGCGGAGTATATCGGACAATGTACTCATTGCTcaggagtttatgtttgatcttaGCAGAGCTCCGATGAGGAGAAGCTTGATGGGGgtcaagcttgatatggagagggcttaTGACAGGATGAGGTGGGACTTTGTGCAGCAGTCCTTGCGGTTGTTTGGGGTGCATGAGACATGGATCAGGTGGGCGATGAGCTGCATCAGGGGGCCCTCTTTTGCTCTTTTGGTGAACGGTTCGCCCTCCCGTTTCTTTTCGTCGTCTGGGGGTTTGCGTCAGGGTTGTCCCCTTTCTCCATTGCTGTTTATTATTTGTGCGGATGCATTGTCTAGATTCTTGCGGCAGGCAGTGATGAGTCAGGAGCTGGAGGCTTACAGaccggtggagggagcagtggCGATCTCCCATCTGTTATTTGCTGATGATTGTATGCTTTTAGCTAGGTCCACGAGACAGTCGGCTCGAGTTATAGATCAGATTCTTCGGGATTACTGTGCTCTGTCTGGGCAGCAGGTCAATTTGGACAAGTCCGCTGTTATCTTTAGTCCGAAGACGCGCGGGGCGCTGAAGCGTTCTATACTGGAGGTTCTAGGAGTAGGAGAACAGGGGGGCATGATGTCTTATTTGGGGGTACCTTTATGTGGTCGTCGTCTGAGGATTAGGGACTGTGTGTCCCTTGTGACTAGCGTCAGACGGAGACTGGAGGGCTGGCAGTCCCATTCATTGTCTATGATGGGGAGGATCGTACTGGTACGCTCTGTACTTTCATCTGTTCCTATTTATCTTCTATCCCATGTCGATATTCTGGTGTCAGTCTTGAGGTCCCTTGAGCAGTTGTTCAGGGAGTTTATCTGGGGGAGGAGGAGTGGCAGAGGCGGGATCCACTTGGTGGCCTGGGAGAGTGTTTGCCAGCCGACCAGTGCCGGGGGGCTGGGAGTGCAGTCTTTGATGACGAGACGGGAGGTGTTAGCGGCGAGGCATGTTGCCCGATTTGTGCTTGAGCCAGAGAGTATGTGGTCCTCAttgatgagggccaaatatGGTGTCTTGGTGCCTGGGGGGCGGATGGAGCGTCACCTCTCTCCTACATGGCGAGTGATGTGTGCCAGGGCTATGGTGGTGCTTCCGGAGATCAGATGGGTGATTGGTGACGGGCACTCGATAGATGTGCTGGAGGATAGCTGGGTGACTGATTGGCCGATTTGTCGTCtgccgaccatggtggactCTGCGAGACTAGCCGGGTGTAGGGTCAGGGATCTGCTGGATTCTGAGGGGAGTCATTGGAGGGTGGGGCTGATCAGGGAGGTGTTTGGTGAGCAGTTGGCGGAGATGATTTTGGCCTTGCCTATTCCCTCTGGAGGGGTGTCGGATAGGCTGCTTTGGACTCCGACGGGGCGGTCGCGGGTGAGGGCCAGGGATCTTTGTGCATTGTTCTGCAGGACGCCAGCGCGACAGATTGAGGGAGGATGGATTTGGAGATTACGGATTCACCCACGGgtggcactattcatctggAAAGTGGCGTGGGGATGTCTCCCGACGAGGAGTTTGCTTGTTCGGCGTGGTATGGGGGTATCTCAGTTTTGTGAGACGTGCGGTGATATCGTAGAGACTATTGAGCATGTTCTCTTATTGTGCCCTAGAGCTCGACAGATTTGGCAGTGCTCTTCGGTTCCCCTGATTGATGCGGTAGTCTCGACACAGGATCTGCTGCGGATGCTGAGAGAATCCATGTCTAGACCCAGGTTGGCAGCAGAGGGGATATTGAGGGCGTACCTGTCTTACCACATTTGGTTGGATAGGAACGCAGGCATATTTGAGGGGAGGCGGGGGCttccgaggatggtggtggacagGGCGGCGCGACATGCGAGGGAGGTTATGGTGGCTGCCACTGAGTTTTCTTCTGGgatggccagggacatctggggttctCCTTTCGCTGTTTCAGCGCCCCTGTTTGTTACTGTCTCTTGGGTTcccccaccccttggctatCTCAAAGTAAACTTCGATGGCAGTAGGTCATTAGACGGGTTGACTGGAGGGGTCGGCTTTGTGATCAGGGATCACGGTGGTAGATTGGTGGCTGCAGGTGGGCGTCGGACACCTGGGATTACAGTTGTTGGTGCGGAGCTACGGGCTGCTTGGGAGGGGTTATCCTATGCCAGGCAGGTTCTTGGCGTCGAGAGGGTGTTCCTCGAGGGAGACTCTGCggtggtgatcgattggatccggAGGGCGGACAGGTACGGCGACGGTCACCCCCTCATTTGGGGAGACTCGGAGGATGGCTCAGACGATGGTCGGTTTCCAGATTGGTCATGTGTTTAG